Sequence from the Primulina huaijiensis isolate GDHJ02 chromosome 16, ASM1229523v2, whole genome shotgun sequence genome:
GATGAGTTCTCTTCAAACCTTTGAATTGAAGTTCAAGAACAAGGAAAAAGTCACGGGAATTGCTTTACAAGCATGAAGATATCGATGTATTTGACAGTGATGATAAACTGGTCGAATTAGTGGcacatttcataaaaacttgATCGAATTAGTGGAAAACGAAGgtaagtatttaaattttaaaaattctaataaattttcaaattttgataatttcaaaaaaaaaaaacaaaaacaaaaacaaatttactgcaaataaatttgaaaaaatagagAAACAAGAAAATTCAATGTCATAAATATGGTCAATTTGGCCTTGTTCAAACCAAATGTACCTACTGGTTAAATTACAGCAATACAATGAAGACTGGAAAAGCTAGACCGAATACCGGTCTAAAAACTAGCCGGCTTCAACGAAGTTACCGTGACAGAGGAGCCCAGCGGCGACACCGCCGCCTCAATACCAAAGGAATCGTAACGGCGGAACAGCTCAACCAGCAGCAATCTGGAGGCCAGAACCACAAAATTCTTCCCAGCGCACTGTTTGTTGTTAACTGTGGGGTTCTCTGTCTCCGGTCCATTAGACCACAGCACGTGTTTCAACAGTTTCTCCCCTTCTTCGCCGAGAAACCGTGTGGGAACAAACTCCTCCGCCCGGTCGAATATCATCGGGTCCATGGTGGCGAATGGCTGGTACCCGAACAGCATTTCTCCTTCTTTCACCTGAAACGCTGCATAGTGTGACTCGATCACCAAGTCGCGCTTGGCCTTGCCGTACTGAAGCGAAACCGGCGGCTCGATACGCAGAGCCTCGTACACCACTGATTTCATCAGCGGCATCTTTTCCATCGCCGCCATCGTGACGTTTCCGCCGCTGGATTTGATTGCGGATCGGATTTCTTGAGCTAGTTCAGCATGCAGCTTGGCTCCAGCTCGGCCCACCCGTTTGAGAATGTTTGGGAAGAGGATTTTCATGCCGCCGAATGAATTGAAACACGTGGAGTATAAGAGATTATGGCAAGCTTCGTCTTTGGTGAGGCCGAGCTTTTCTGCTTGATCGAGAAGTGGGGCTGAGTTCTGGTAGAAGAATTCGTACAACCTTTGATAATCTCTCTTGATTAAAAATGGCGGCAAGCGAAACGTGTGGAGAATGCCGTCTTCTAAACCTTTGGGCAAGCCTAGGGTCAGCAGTGGGTGTAGCTGGAAGAGAACCCATTTTCCGATAAGGGTTGGCCCGTCGGATCCGAGCTTGGTGTCATTCGGGTTGACGCCGAAGAACGATCTAGCCAAGAAATTGAACGCCGCCTGTTCATTGGCGGCGCCGAAGTCTGCTCTCCCTTTGGTGGCCAATTCCTTCTCCAATCTCTCAAACGCTTCTGAGTAGCTGTTCAGGAATTCAGGGATTACTTTCTCCCGCCGATGAGAGAGTAAGAAAAACATCAAAGTTTTTAGCTTTGCGTGGTTGGGTTCGGAGGGGTCGAGGTAAGAGAGTGTCCTGTAGCCGCCGGAGAGATCAGTGGAAGGCATATATGTGCCGGTGAAAAGATCCTTCTTCTCAACTTTGTCAGTGTCAAAAAGGATAGGAAAACTCTTGCCATCGAGCAAGACGACGACGTTTGATGCGAAGGAAATGAAGGGACCCGGCGGCATGTTGGCTCTGAACACCGTGGAATCATACTTCCGGATTCTTGATTTGAAGAACTCATCCCGGCCTTGATTGTAGAAATAGTCTTGCCTGTCTCTCCACGGGCCGATCAAGGGCAGCCCGTAGTTGCCGGGGATTTTTCGAACCGGAAGTTTAGAGGGGGCCACCGCCTCCGTGTGCCGCGGCGGTGTAGAAAGGGATGGTTTTTCCGACAAGGCTGATGCTATGTTGATCGGCTGAGCAGAAAACGATCGCTTGATTGAGAGCTGTGAAGGGACCCTAAGTAATTTTGTTGACGAATATTGGGAGGAGAATGAAATCTGTGAAGAAGAGAAAGACGATACATGAGTGGAAGCCATTGCCGAGTGAATCAACCTTTTGACTGTGAATTATTTGTGGTGGAGTCCGATGTATAAATACACACGGAGTTTGTACTGAATGCAAATGGATACCTTGTCAACTACAGAAAAGGAATGAACTTTGCCTTGAGTGGGAAAAAAATGGCCCCACTTTTCTTATcattacaaataattttttatactataaaaataaatatataattatggtGAGAATAGCTCTTTTGTGATAcgctctcacgaatctttatctgttagacggatcaaccctaccgatattcacaataaaaagtaatattcttagcataaaaagtaatactttttcataaatgacccaaataagaaatccgtctcacaaaatacgacccgtgagatcgtctcacgcaagtttttgtcttatggTGGTTGCTTCCAGTCCAATTTAAATTCAGTCATTAAATAATCTAAANGATGGTTGCTTCCAGTCCAATTTAAATTCAGTCAttaaataatctaaaaataattttatgggaaaaaaatgtttttgaaaAAGTTAAACTAAAAGTAGATGATTAATAATAATTGTTTGAttataataaacataaaatcagaggACACGTTATTATATCTTATTAATTTTCCGTACatcttaatttttaaattaaatttaatataagttGGCACATgatatagataaaatattaaaataagtgaatataatttaatacatCATTTATGTTTTTACTTGTGGCATAAAGATATCGCAACTACCGTGATTGATTCGGAAGGGTGCGATACCTTTTTTATTAGTCTTAAAtcatatgttaaaaatttttattgttatattatattatattatattgtaaaTTTTCATACCAAAATTATTGTATTGTGGATATAAATTACATAGAAAACTTATttgttatatttaaaaaataaatttgaatttattttatctaaaGCATTTCCGTTGACCAAACAAATTTGGACCCATTCGGGGTTTTGTATGTGAACTTGAATCTATAATAGTTTCGTAGAAACTCtcttttgataaaataattatgGTCGGAAACATAAACATCATAGCAAAATCCAGAGGTCAAACAAAAGAATGCGTTCAAATTTATTGTTCATATGTTATTCATACTGGATTCCCGACCAAATTCACACCACCGGCCATCGTACAACTCCCAACTATTGGGTTCTTACAACAATGTGATGGTCACAcacgtgtgtgtgtatatatatatatatacacgtggCCAAATTGAGTAACATCGACTAATAACATATAAATTGATTATACATATTTCTTCACAATGTTTTCGACTCAcattatatgaaatattaaagttgtaaattattattttatttgtatatatgATTTGTAGGATCGATTGCTTgttgttttaccaaaatttatagCT
This genomic interval carries:
- the LOC140961781 gene encoding allene oxide synthase 1, chloroplastic, whose translation is MASTHVSSFSSSQISFSSQYSSTKLLRVPSQLSIKRSFSAQPINIASALSEKPSLSTPPRHTEAVAPSKLPVRKIPGNYGLPLIGPWRDRQDYFYNQGRDEFFKSRIRKYDSTVFRANMPPGPFISFASNVVVLLDGKSFPILFDTDKVEKKDLFTGTYMPSTDLSGGYRTLSYLDPSEPNHAKLKTLMFFLLSHRREKVIPEFLNSYSEAFERLEKELATKGRADFGAANEQAAFNFLARSFFGVNPNDTKLGSDGPTLIGKWVLFQLHPLLTLGLPKGLEDGILHTFRLPPFLIKRDYQRLYEFFYQNSAPLLDQAEKLGLTKDEACHNLLYSTCFNSFGGMKILFPNILKRVGRAGAKLHAELAQEIRSAIKSSGGNVTMAAMEKMPLMKSVVYEALRIEPPVSLQYGKAKRDLVIESHYAAFQVKEGEMLFGYQPFATMDPMIFDRAEEFVPTRFLGEEGEKLLKHVLWSNGPETENPTVNNKQCAGKNFVVLASRLLLVELFRRYDSFGIEAAVSPLGSSVTVTSLKPASF